The Psychrobacter sp. LV10R520-6 genome includes a region encoding these proteins:
- a CDS encoding cupin domain-containing protein, protein MLINADFSLAAARAPEDYQWVNSPQNGVERVMLDRVGEEKARATSIVRYAPDSYFPPHLHPGGEEILVLSGTFSADDKDYPAGWYLRNPPKSGHKPYSREGAVIFVKLWQMSEDEDQQVAIDTQNKANWQPQGERQVCPLFSNDNEQVSLQRLNADKALFTTEIIGGAELLVTEGELIDAGQIYKRGSWIRLPVGAFPKLNAGAKGVTFYLKTGHLAQIESLDSKNF, encoded by the coding sequence ATGTTAATTAATGCAGATTTTTCGCTTGCCGCAGCGCGAGCGCCTGAGGACTATCAATGGGTTAACTCCCCACAAAACGGCGTTGAGCGCGTGATGCTTGACCGCGTAGGCGAAGAAAAGGCCCGTGCCACTAGTATTGTACGCTATGCTCCCGACTCTTATTTTCCACCCCATTTACATCCCGGTGGCGAGGAGATTTTGGTATTGTCTGGCACTTTTTCCGCAGACGATAAGGATTATCCAGCCGGTTGGTATCTGCGTAATCCGCCAAAATCAGGCCATAAACCTTATAGTCGTGAGGGTGCTGTTATCTTCGTCAAGCTCTGGCAAATGTCGGAAGATGAAGACCAACAGGTGGCTATCGATACTCAAAATAAAGCCAATTGGCAACCACAAGGAGAACGTCAAGTCTGTCCTTTATTCTCGAACGATAACGAGCAGGTTAGCTTGCAAAGGCTGAATGCGGATAAAGCGTTATTCACTACTGAAATAATAGGAGGCGCAGAACTGCTAGTAACAGAAGGCGAACTGATAGACGCAGGGCAAATCTATAAGCGCGGCAGCTGGATACGTCTACCAGTAGGTGCATTCCCGAAATTAAACGCTGGTGCAAAAGGTGTTACCTTCTATCTTAAAACTGGACATCTTGCTCAAATAGAGAGCCTTGATTCTAAAAACTTCTAA
- the arfB gene encoding alternative ribosome rescue aminoacyl-tRNA hydrolase ArfB has product MIFISNTISLNDHEVDINAIRAQGAGGQNVNKVSSAIHLRFDIKASSLSDSNKQLLLESKDSRISKEGVLIIKAQQFRTQEKNKSDAFERLQQFVIKATYVSKTRRPSKPSKNARRKRMDQKTQRGRKKSLRGKVDF; this is encoded by the coding sequence ATGATTTTTATAAGCAACACCATAAGCCTTAATGACCACGAGGTAGACATTAACGCCATCCGTGCCCAAGGTGCAGGCGGGCAAAACGTAAATAAAGTATCTTCTGCGATTCATCTACGTTTTGATATCAAAGCCTCAAGTCTTAGCGACTCTAACAAACAGCTTTTATTAGAAAGCAAGGACAGCCGTATTAGCAAAGAAGGCGTGCTGATCATTAAAGCGCAGCAATTTCGCACCCAAGAAAAAAACAAGAGCGATGCCTTCGAGCGCCTTCAACAGTTTGTAATAAAAGCCACTTACGTTAGCAAGACCCGAAGACCCAGTAAACCGAGTAAAAATGCTCGGCGCAAGCGCATGGACCAAAAAACGCAGCGAGGTAGGAAAAAATCATTACGAGGTAAGGTCGATTTTTAA
- the katG gene encoding catalase/peroxidase HPI: protein MHSENVDESHTPQRPSMGGCPVMHQAHTTTASAATDWWPNALNLDILHQQDNKTNPMDPDFDYAAAFKQLDLEAVKQDLKNLMTDSQDWWPADWGHYGGLMIRMAWHSAGTYRSADGRGGSNTGNQRFAPLNSWPDNVNLDKARRLLWPMKKKYGNKLSWADLMILAGNMAYESMGFKTLGFAGGRADIWHPEKDIYWGSEREWLAATNNRYYDDQERTSLENPLAAVQMGLVYVNPEGVDGNPDPIKTAHDIRTTFARMSMNDEETVALTAGGHTVGKCHGNGDASLLGDEPEAANVTEQGLGWRNPNGSGNAGDTVSSGIEGAWTTNPTQWDYEYFEMLLNHNWELTKSPAGAWQWEPTDIREEDKPLDAHDPSIRRNPMMTDADMAMIKDPAYRVISENFHKNPEYFDEVFAKAWFKLTHRDLGPKARYLGADVPAETFVWQDPVAEGNADLSTDDIATLKAQILDSGLSRREMIITAWDSASTFRASDYRGGANGARIRLAPQKDWVGNEPEQLQRVLETLTRIQTEFAKPVSIADLIVLAGNTAIEQAAADAGVEASVPFNPGRGDATDEMTDAESFDDLEPRHDGYRNWVKDSYTVSPEEMLLDRTQLMGLSAPEMVVLVGGMRVLDTNHSHSQNGVFTDRAGTLSNDFFVNLTDMDLTWHPIKEENSENAGHNLYEVRERATGNVKWQATRVDLVFGSNSILRSYAELYAQDDNLEKFVHDFIKAWDKVMNADRFG, encoded by the coding sequence ATGCATAGCGAAAACGTCGATGAGTCGCATACTCCGCAACGTCCTAGTATGGGCGGCTGTCCGGTCATGCATCAAGCACACACTACCACTGCATCTGCCGCAACGGATTGGTGGCCTAACGCCTTAAATCTAGATATTTTGCATCAGCAAGATAATAAGACCAATCCCATGGATCCTGATTTTGACTATGCGGCTGCCTTTAAACAATTAGACTTAGAAGCCGTTAAGCAAGATTTAAAAAATCTGATGACCGATTCGCAGGACTGGTGGCCAGCGGATTGGGGCCATTACGGCGGTCTGATGATTCGCATGGCATGGCATTCTGCTGGTACCTATCGTAGCGCCGATGGGCGTGGCGGTTCTAACACTGGCAATCAACGCTTTGCACCACTAAACAGTTGGCCAGATAACGTCAACTTGGATAAAGCCCGTCGTCTATTATGGCCAATGAAGAAGAAATACGGCAATAAACTGTCTTGGGCAGATTTAATGATTTTGGCTGGTAATATGGCCTACGAGTCAATGGGCTTTAAGACTTTAGGCTTCGCAGGCGGCCGCGCTGATATTTGGCATCCAGAAAAAGATATTTATTGGGGCTCTGAGCGTGAATGGTTAGCGGCAACCAACAACCGTTACTATGACGACCAAGAACGCACCTCGCTTGAGAATCCATTAGCCGCGGTACAAATGGGCTTAGTATATGTCAATCCTGAAGGTGTTGATGGTAATCCTGATCCCATAAAGACGGCACACGATATTCGTACGACCTTTGCACGCATGTCTATGAATGATGAAGAAACCGTAGCTTTAACCGCAGGTGGACACACTGTCGGTAAGTGCCATGGTAACGGTGATGCGAGCTTATTAGGAGATGAGCCTGAAGCCGCCAATGTCACTGAGCAAGGTTTAGGCTGGCGCAACCCTAATGGTAGCGGCAATGCCGGTGATACGGTCTCAAGTGGTATTGAAGGCGCATGGACCACCAACCCTACCCAATGGGATTATGAGTATTTTGAGATGCTGCTTAATCACAACTGGGAACTAACCAAAAGTCCAGCGGGTGCATGGCAATGGGAGCCTACCGATATTCGTGAGGAAGACAAGCCTTTAGATGCGCATGACCCAAGTATACGTCGCAATCCTATGATGACTGATGCCGATATGGCAATGATCAAAGATCCGGCTTATCGCGTGATTTCAGAAAACTTCCATAAAAATCCAGAATACTTTGATGAAGTATTTGCCAAAGCCTGGTTTAAGCTTACCCATCGCGACTTGGGACCCAAAGCACGTTATTTAGGTGCTGATGTACCGGCAGAAACTTTTGTATGGCAAGACCCGGTTGCAGAAGGCAATGCTGACTTAAGTACCGATGATATTGCTACGTTAAAAGCGCAAATCCTGGACAGTGGTCTCAGTCGTCGAGAAATGATTATTACTGCATGGGACAGCGCAAGTACCTTCCGTGCCTCTGACTATCGCGGCGGTGCCAACGGTGCCCGTATTCGCTTAGCCCCACAAAAAGACTGGGTCGGTAATGAGCCTGAGCAATTACAGCGTGTGCTTGAAACTTTGACACGTATTCAGACTGAGTTTGCTAAACCCGTTAGTATTGCTGATTTAATCGTACTGGCTGGTAACACTGCTATTGAGCAAGCTGCTGCTGATGCGGGCGTGGAGGCCAGTGTTCCCTTTAATCCAGGTCGCGGCGATGCAACAGATGAAATGACCGACGCTGAATCGTTTGACGATCTTGAGCCACGTCATGACGGCTATCGCAACTGGGTTAAAGACAGCTATACCGTATCACCTGAAGAGATGCTGCTTGACCGCACCCAATTGATGGGACTCAGCGCTCCTGAAATGGTGGTATTAGTCGGTGGTATGCGTGTTCTTGATACCAATCATAGTCACAGTCAAAATGGGGTCTTTACCGACCGCGCCGGCACACTCAGTAATGATTTCTTTGTTAATTTAACCGATATGGATCTCACTTGGCATCCCATTAAGGAAGAGAATAGCGAAAACGCTGGTCACAACCTATATGAAGTGCGCGAACGTGCAACCGGTAACGTTAAATGGCAGGCCACTCGTGTGGACTTGGTATTTGGTTCTAACTCTATTTTGCGTTCTTATGCAGAGTTATATGCACAAGATGATAACTTGGAAAAATTCGTCCATGACTTTATCAAAGCATGGGACAAAGTAATGAATGCTGATCGCTTTGGCTAA
- a CDS encoding LysR substrate-binding domain-containing protein codes for MAIDVVVNQRHLQIQLKQLETVWHTVVNGYNLSQAATVLHTSQSSLSKHIAALENQLKTEVFIRQGKRLTGLTTIGTALMPHIESIFAEIRTIENLSLDFNNPNTGTLTIATTHTQARYVLPQVVKEFKERFPKVNLILQQADPETIAQMVIRGQADIGIATESLLHNNYLRCHRYYDWTHRVIVPSDHELAGQETIDLPTLASYPLITYHGGFTGRGTIDKAFSDAGLEPDIVLAALDADVISTYVGLGLGVGIIAEMAFEPSHYQNLTAIPVDHFGRFTSWMAVRDDAEIRQYGRAFIELCQQQFNR; via the coding sequence ATGGCAATTGACGTAGTGGTCAACCAGCGGCATTTACAAATTCAGCTGAAGCAGTTAGAAACTGTCTGGCATACGGTAGTGAATGGCTATAATCTAAGCCAAGCAGCAACGGTGTTGCATACCAGCCAATCAAGCTTATCGAAGCATATCGCTGCGCTTGAGAACCAGCTCAAGACTGAAGTGTTTATTCGTCAAGGCAAACGGCTAACCGGACTGACGACCATAGGCACCGCGCTCATGCCCCATATTGAATCTATATTCGCCGAAATCCGTACGATTGAGAATTTAAGCCTTGATTTTAATAATCCAAACACTGGTACGCTAACGATTGCCACCACGCATACGCAAGCGCGTTATGTGTTGCCGCAAGTAGTCAAAGAATTCAAAGAACGCTTTCCTAAGGTAAACTTAATTCTTCAGCAAGCTGATCCTGAGACTATCGCGCAGATGGTAATTCGTGGCCAAGCTGATATTGGCATTGCTACCGAGTCATTACTACATAATAATTATCTGCGTTGCCATCGTTATTATGACTGGACGCACCGCGTTATTGTACCGAGTGATCATGAGCTTGCTGGTCAAGAGACTATTGATTTGCCGACGCTTGCCAGCTACCCGCTAATCACTTATCACGGCGGCTTTACCGGACGCGGAACGATTGACAAGGCCTTTAGTGATGCGGGGCTTGAGCCTGATATCGTCTTAGCAGCACTAGATGCTGACGTGATTAGCACCTATGTGGGCTTAGGATTAGGCGTTGGTATTATCGCAGAGATGGCCTTTGAGCCCAGCCATTATCAGAATCTAACGGCTATTCCAGTCGATCATTTTGGCCGCTTTACCAGTTGGATGGCAGTACGGGACGATGCAGAGATTCGTCAATACGGCCGTGCCTTTATAGAACTGTGCCAGCAGCAATTTAATCGATAG
- a CDS encoding ornithine cyclodeaminase family protein, producing the protein MQWLNQQAVTEHLNMQDAIDTIEALLHRQAEHPNWVKSPERLVIETFSHELFSNSSNNSKHSSGSHLSMPATIYDGKQEYTAVKLVTICPDNPSRGLPTTTAIITISDNATGEVLAVMDGIYITQVRTAALSGIATKYMAKPDCQSVAVVGCGGMAYEQLNAVLTVRPEIKTIYLWNRSLEGAEQFKTQFTRDYEQWDVELMVCEQIADALHDADIINVATRAESGLFSVDQIKPDAHINAVGAYRPSMKEISNDVIEASSIVIVDDLIGSHHEAGDLIQANDAPDCAWTWDDLSGDLQGLVTGALRENDTDHEQAITFFKSVGAASFDAAVALYITQLAVQKNLGVSLS; encoded by the coding sequence ATGCAGTGGTTAAACCAACAAGCAGTTACCGAACATCTTAATATGCAGGACGCTATTGATACTATTGAGGCGTTGTTACATCGACAGGCTGAGCATCCCAATTGGGTGAAATCACCTGAGCGTTTGGTCATTGAGACTTTTAGTCATGAGCTTTTTAGCAATAGTAGCAATAATAGTAAGCACAGCTCAGGGTCGCATTTATCAATGCCAGCGACCATTTATGATGGTAAGCAAGAATATACAGCAGTGAAGCTGGTCACTATTTGTCCTGACAATCCCAGTCGTGGCTTGCCGACTACCACAGCGATTATTACCATATCGGACAATGCCACTGGTGAGGTGTTGGCAGTGATGGATGGTATCTATATTACGCAAGTACGGACAGCAGCGCTATCAGGTATCGCGACCAAATATATGGCCAAGCCTGATTGTCAAAGTGTGGCAGTAGTCGGCTGCGGTGGTATGGCTTATGAACAGCTAAATGCTGTGCTCACGGTTCGTCCTGAGATTAAAACCATTTACCTTTGGAATAGAAGTCTTGAAGGCGCTGAGCAGTTTAAAACGCAATTTACTCGTGATTATGAGCAGTGGGACGTTGAACTAATGGTTTGCGAGCAGATTGCTGATGCCCTGCACGATGCGGACATTATTAACGTAGCGACCCGAGCTGAGAGTGGTTTATTTTCGGTAGATCAGATAAAACCTGACGCACATATTAATGCGGTAGGAGCTTATCGACCATCGATGAAAGAGATTAGCAATGATGTTATCGAAGCCAGCAGCATAGTGATTGTTGATGATTTGATCGGTAGCCATCACGAAGCCGGCGATTTAATCCAAGCTAATGACGCGCCTGACTGTGCGTGGACATGGGATGATCTTAGCGGCGATTTACAAGGGTTGGTAACAGGAGCGTTAAGAGAAAATGATACCGACCACGAGCAGGCAATCACCTTCTTTAAATCCGTAGGGGCTGCAAGTTTTGATGCCGCAGTGGCGTTATATATCACGCAACTTGCTGTACAAAAAAATCTTGGTGTTTCACTCTCCTAA
- a CDS encoding LLM class flavin-dependent oxidoreductase: MSNKIPLSFLDLAPVPTGKTIADGIAQTVEMAKQAEKFGLTRYWMAEHHNMAGIASAATSVLLSHIGSQTDRIRIGSGGIMLPNHAPLMVAEQFGTLQALYGDRIDLGLGRAPGTDGATFQALRRQMSDAERFPQDVQELMYLLGDETDNSPVQAFPGAKSNVPIWILGSSLFGATLAAHLGLPYVFASHFAPQMLSKAITAYREEFKPSAYLDKPYVMLAANLLLADDDATAHYHFTSAQQSFVRLRRNERGQMPKPTHDMDSIWSPAEKTMVDSALSVSFIGSVETVKPKLADFLAKYEPDELIVTANVYDQAARLHSLSLVPQLNLFTLQSAAALA, from the coding sequence ATGAGCAACAAAATTCCTTTATCCTTTCTAGACTTAGCGCCCGTTCCTACTGGTAAAACCATCGCTGATGGCATTGCCCAAACCGTTGAGATGGCGAAGCAAGCAGAAAAATTCGGGCTAACACGTTACTGGATGGCTGAGCACCATAACATGGCCGGTATTGCCAGCGCAGCGACCTCGGTATTGTTATCGCATATCGGTAGCCAAACCGATCGTATTCGTATTGGCTCGGGTGGCATCATGTTACCGAACCATGCACCCTTAATGGTTGCTGAACAGTTCGGTACCTTGCAAGCGTTATATGGCGACCGTATTGACTTGGGACTCGGACGCGCACCTGGTACCGATGGCGCCACTTTTCAAGCACTACGTCGGCAAATGAGTGATGCTGAGCGCTTCCCACAAGATGTGCAAGAATTGATGTATTTGTTAGGCGATGAGACTGACAATAGTCCCGTCCAAGCCTTCCCAGGGGCAAAATCAAACGTCCCTATTTGGATTTTGGGCTCTTCATTATTTGGTGCCACGTTAGCCGCCCATTTAGGTCTGCCTTATGTGTTTGCTTCCCATTTTGCCCCGCAAATGCTTAGTAAGGCGATCACTGCTTATCGTGAGGAATTCAAGCCCTCCGCTTATCTTGATAAGCCTTATGTGATGCTAGCGGCGAACCTGTTGCTCGCCGATGACGATGCGACTGCACACTATCACTTTACTTCAGCGCAACAAAGCTTTGTGCGCTTACGTCGTAATGAGCGTGGACAGATGCCAAAACCTACCCATGATATGGACAGTATTTGGAGTCCCGCAGAAAAGACCATGGTCGATAGTGCATTGTCGGTATCGTTTATTGGGTCAGTTGAAACCGTCAAGCCAAAACTTGCTGACTTCCTTGCGAAGTATGAGCCTGATGAGCTGATTGTCACGGCTAACGTCTATGACCAAGCAGCACGTTTACATTCGCTATCGCTAGTACCTCAGTTAAATTTGTTTACTTTACAATCGGCAGCAGCGCTTGCATAA